In Zingiber officinale cultivar Zhangliang chromosome 3A, Zo_v1.1, whole genome shotgun sequence, the DNA window aactagacttcttaACAGATGGGGTGCTTACGTCACTTACCAATTGCAAACTTACTCAACttttaacccaccaggtcttcctgtcagATACCCCATCTGAATCCAACTAGACTTCCTATCAAATATGAACCTATCTGGGCTTCCTGCCAGTTATCAAGTCCTTTAGACCTAACTAGACTTTAGCCTAGTGTCAGGTCTCATCAAATCTTTCAGTCATACACACTTGGTAAATAAGTTAGAacacacaacatctaactttatataatttattatttattaaaatttgagtttgattattagtgaaAATTGCACTAACAAATTCTTACAGAATAGGGATACCTAGGGAGTCATGAGACGGTACTATTAGACGTTCTTACCATGATTCATTGGATGCcaatcaaaattagttttgatatcttataattaaacaactaatcATAGAATGAAGCTATTAAGGATATACCTAAATAAAGAACAAGCATCACCCTGaatcataaaaaattataaatccaTAGCTAATTATATTCATGAACTATTGAGGATCatataaatattagttttctagAAAGTCTTATCGTTATTAATCAGATTAGATAACATGGACCCTGAGATGATCGACTCGACCCACAAAAATTTTTCCTAGAAAGCCTTCTACTTATATAGCTCATTGATTGATATGGGAAAGAGCCACGTGGTTAGCATGCTGCATGCTCTCCGTCTATGGAACAGACATGCTGGGCTGAGAGTGCATTTGGAAATCTAGGCATTTCACGAGGAAATGTCTTGTAGATTGGAAACATGAACATCCACCGTGCCAGCAATGTGTCGTCACAAGTCGATAGATATATATTGCAGGATTTGTAATTAGGATATGAATTGATTAAAGAGTATTAATTTCTGCTTGCCGATTATACGGTTGCTAAGATTACTAATTTTACCTATGTTTGAGTGGTTAATAATTAACATTTGTTGTTAGCAAACCGCAACCTATTCATTATTTTTGCAATAATGGATGTTTTATTCATTAAAGAATTAAAGGTGTTAATTGGTTGTGCACAAGTATAGATCTGGTAATTAGAGTTGGAAGGGACTTGTGGTGGGCTGGGCTTTGGGTGTAGAAGGGGTGAATTTAACGGGCTAGACAAAAAACTTGCattgataataaaaaaattgagCTGGGCTCGTCGTCTCAAGTTATGCATGACCTAGTTCAGGCTCGAGTGAGACCAAGAGTGGGAGATTACTTTTATATTTCATTGTGCTAAAGGCTCTCTATGACAAGATCATTGATGTTTTCCTATTGAAGTTTTCATAATTTTGCCTCCTCATATGTTAATCATAATTCCAAATATTAGtaatcatccgtgatttacctcctctgtgttggtccTGAAATGAGTTGGCAGGGTGCTAGGACGAGTGCAGTCATCTTTTGCCAACTTTGATAATTTTGCCCCATCCTCAAAGCTAGTTTGACGTCTCAATATGAATATTTTTCATATTGTATTTGTATTGGATGTTTTCATTTTGAAGTTTTGACAAGTTTGCAATATTTATTTACAATATGGTGAAGTTATATGGctgattataaataaatttcaagaCTTTGATTTGataatgttttaaatttgaattgctTGAATCTCTTTGGTCAGTTATTACAACTTCATCCATGGAAATTATAGacaatatttgattttttttataaaataaaatgacACAATGTTGATCCATTTCATTAGAATAACTAGTCGATACAATGGAGACTCAACAATTACCCAAGGACTGTGAATTCCCCCAAGGAAAACAAATGACCACAAGGGAGGTGGAAGTAGTGTTAacaatcctttgaaaaacttTGCTAGCATTCTGAGTCTGACCGAAAGGGAGGTGGAAGTTGTGTTTGAGTGAGCGGGCTCTTGTAAGCATCCACGATTCGAATCTCAGTTACAGCGCAGGTATTTTTCTCCAGTGCGATGAAAAATCTAGGAAGTTGGTTGTTGGGCATGGAATCTATTTGTACTTTTAGATTTATCCGGTGGATGAACAGGGAAGAAggcaattacaaaaaaaaaaaagtttcttCTTCTAACATTAaagtctccttcaaattttgaTGATAGAAATACATTTTAGCCATTTGCTCTAATGATGATTAATCCTTGAATAAGCCTATAAGAGTGCCCTCGTTTTGATACTAAATATAGgaaatgatttataatttttaatttccaaTAATAATGAAGATGATTAAAATCACACACGTTAATGTTTGATGCAAAAAACCAGCTAACTGTATCAATTAAGAGGTTAATCCCAAATTAATCCAGAAAACAGATATATGTCTTACAACAGCTCTTAAAGCTTTAAGCATTTTCCTTCATGTAATTATCAATCACTATTAAGTGATCATTAGCTCAATGAAATGTCAATCCAGGATATCGTAGTTTTCTCCAGAGTTGTAAGGACTAAACCTCGTCGGTGAGTCGAACTTATCCATCAACTGTTCTAATCCTGCGAATAAACAAAGTGTACAACCGAAGTTATTTTCGCCAAGAATGGTAAAGTGAAATGAATGGAGCAAGCAaaaacttactaggcattgataGGATATTTTCATAGGCCATGTGTTCCAAAGTTCCCGAAGACTTCAAACCGTCATTTGAACCGTATGCGCCTAGTGTTTGATTTGGCTGAGGTGCCAATGAATGGACTTCATCATCTAGTTGCCTAACATAACGAGAATTATCGATACTGAGCGGCATGCTTTCATGGTGGTAGCTGTGCCTAGGCTTCTTTTCATCTGGGGAATCTTCATCTGCCTCAACTTCAGATTCAGTGTTACATGTTAAAGAAACCGTCTGCTTCTTCTTCGATCGCGCCCTTCTATTCTGGAACCAATTGTAAACATTGGATTCGGAGATCTGACCATGTTGAGATAGCTCGctcgttatttgttttatcttCTGTTTGGTTGGAGTCCCATTGCCTTCGTTAAACATTGCCTCAAGAATTTGTAGCTGCATAGTCGTCGGAGTCCAACGCTGCCTAGCAGCAATTCTCTGGGCGCTGGACGCCATCAGAGGATCACCGTAGAGGCCTCCCAGATGCATTCCTAAAACAACCACCAAGCAGCATAGGAGTTAAGTAAAAGATTACTGCAGGACATTGTTATGATAAATCTACAACGATATATGATACAGTGAGTGGAACTACATATTCCAGAAAAGAGGCATACAAGCTACCGCGTGGATACATCCATCAAAGGTAGAGGAATTCACTATTCAACAATTCGAAATACTACAATCTAGAGGCACAACTTCTCCTACAACAGTGCTCGAAAGAAATTCAGAGACTAGACTATTCAACTCAAGGAGGTCTGAAGAAAGCAAAAAACTTCAACTCCTTGGAAGGtcgcaaggagaagcccaagagtAGCCTCCGTTCGCTCTTCACTTCAAACTGGTTTAGGTTCCAATGTATTTGGGATGCATATTTCCACAAATACCATCATGTAACACAAAAATGTTGGCTAATAACCCCACATGATTCCTCAAAGGATGAGAGCTCAATTCATTCATGAAGATTCTGAATCCCCATCCCAACAATTAGTATGCAGAAATCAAGTCCACAAGGCCAAACAAAAATATAATTAGTGTCCTTGTACGCCTAAATGAGCAAGCTCTAAATGAACAACAAACTCCACAATGGTTTCATAAAAAACAATTAGTATGCAGAAATCAAGTCCACAAGGCCGAACAAAAAGATAATTGGTGTCCTTGTAAGCCTAAATGAGCAAGCTCTAAATGAACAACAAACTCCACAATGATTTCATATAAAACAATCAGTTAACCCAAGAATATCAAACTTGCCACCTCTTGCTTAAAATGTTTAGGCCAAAATGGCAGGCTGAATAAAGTGCACAAGAACATCTAAGATCGACATAACCTACTCCCTCAGTAATAACCACCTGCCTCTATCTGCATTGATGTCATGTATCTTCAAAAACTTCAATGCTGAACAAGTCACAAGTGCAAGAACATTTATTATCAATCATAAACAACAAGAATAATTCCATGTCCAAAGTAGAAATCAAAATGTAAAACCTAGTCAGAAGAAGGAAGCTAGaacatgaaaaatatatattttttttcttaaaaaaaaagccCTCTTTTTTTCCTACATGAGGGAGGATGAAACGCTCACCGGCAAGTGAATCGCGATGGGCGGTGATGGCCTTGTGCATCTCGACGAGCTGCTCGCAAATGGTAGCGTAGGCGGCGATCTGCCGGCGGAGGATCTCCATCTGCTCATCCGTCATTACCTTAACGAAGAGAACGCCATCCCTCATCTCTTCCCCTCCTCTCCCCTCCCGTGCGTCGTCATCCCTCTCACCGCCACCAGAAGAGTAAGAAGCCATCTCCCACCCTATTATCCGCGCCGCGTCGGTCAAAATCCCATCTTTCTCCAGCCACTCACTCTTCCCCTCCGGCCTCCCCTACCGCCTCGTCAAGAACCCACCTTTCTCAGATATCGCTGCAAGATAGGGCAAGAAGCGCCGACGGATTGGGTGAACAGAAGGAATATGACCAGCGcggaagaaaaaaaggaaagaactCCGCGTTGCGCTTTCCTTAATCGCCAACCAACACCAACGAGTGGGGTGCCCAGTGCGGCCGGGAATGGAGGAGAGACAAGCAAGTGGAAGGGGTAGAAAAGgcgagaaagaagaggagaagatgcgCGGTGGAGTGGGCAGACAACGACCTTATGGAATGATGAACAGAGTGCTCTGCTCACACTTGATGTGTCTTCTCTCCACTGCGtctcttctcctttgctttgCTTTGCTTTGCCTGCACacctaaaattaattaatcaaatataaaattattgaaaatatattctaaaaacatataaaaataagtacaaaaaatatagagaaaatattaaaaaaataaataataaaaatattgaaaaatgaATATTATGTTATTAAACGGTATACTTGGCTTCACATTAAGGTCATTTATTGGAAGTAGGTAGAGGTAGTCTACTCCAATACCGCCCAATAAAGTtctaatttaataataaaaaaaataaaaagtataaaataaaaaataattgagaAATCATTTAGTGAAAATAAATTAACCAGTTGATTTCCTTTTTAATATCCCGTTTAGGTCGATAATCCTAAAATGCAGGCCGTCCGTCAATATGATCTATCAATCTAACGTTTTAGGTCAAcagttaattaaaaataattatttattaattcacGTAGAAATTTAAACTTTAGATTCCTAGAAACCTAAAAATACGTTCTTACCGCTGCATTATTATCCGGGGCATtaatcaattgattttttttcccaattaaaatttattatctcATATAGTTGACATCAACTATTAATTCACTTGTTCATAATTTTAGATATATTTAGATGTCGACTTTGCCTTTTTTTTAGCCGTGGATGACAGATTCCATCtttactattatatatatatttagataaTATGTAATTgatttgataaaataaattttatgaaataaattttataaaaaatcttaATATACATAtggttaattaattatattaattaaaataagtcaATAATACCACCTCAGTTTAAttcaaattcattttaatttaaaaaatcaacgtcatgaaattaattaatttggtcTAATCTAGTTTGATTTGATGGTTTAAACTAAATGAACAGTTTGGATTAAATCATCTAAAAATGCATATAGTAATAAAAATTTAAGTAATAGATTAATTTTATGAacacaaaaaattcaaaattttctaaataatacTAATATTTAATATATCTCATAaagtatattaaaataattacaaCTTAACATATATTTAGATAATATgttattaaattgataaaaatatatattttgtaaaatatatttaatgaaattagtaCATTCTTATACAAAGATTTTCAGCTTCATGCTTTTGCATTTGTAGCCTTAAATAAATTgactaatataaaataaaatttattgtttTTTCTAAACCATATAACTTAtggtttagaaaataaaattgatttccTCAATTTGATTGCGTGCGCAATTATCAAATAgaattcaaattggaattttatGTTCCATTGGATTAATGCGAAGAATAGAATAAAATTATGGAATAAgttgaatgattttttttatctattgttTCCTTTAAAAAAAAGGCAACAATCATTGAGCTCCCATTCTATTTATTGTTTCCTttgataaaaggaaatatatataatttaaaaatattcctCCTTTATTGATCATGAAAAGAAATATTTATCAATatcatttacatttatttgtgaAGTCACTCAATCAAAATTTAGTGGCAAGTTCTAGCTATCATTCTCAAACATTAGTGAAATTCTATTTCTTCTTCTACTACCACCATCACCACTACTACTATTACTATTACTATTActattactactactactactactactacttcctcctcctctagttgtatttgaccttttttttttttgaaatgtttGGTCGGGACGCCTGGATTTAATCTAGCGCCTCgactctatttttttaaaaaaatttaaataaaaaatccttaaaacatcctaaatacatatattataccccgtgaacatctaaaatttttttatctcGAACACTATAATCCAAAAGGGAAGCCTTAACCTTAGAAAGAAAATCTTATTAGTTTAA includes these proteins:
- the LOC122051126 gene encoding WUSCHEL-related homeobox 8-like, coding for MASYSSGGGERDDDAREGRGGEEMRDGVLFVKVMTDEQMEILRRQIAAYATICEQLVEMHKAITAHRDSLAGMHLGGLYGDPLMASSAQRIAARQRWTPTTMQLQILEAMFNEGNGTPTKQKIKQITSELSQHGQISESNVYNWFQNRRARSKKKQTVSLTCNTESEVEADEDSPDEKKPRHSYHHESMPLSIDNSRYVRQLDDEVHSLAPQPNQTLGAYGSNDGLKSSGTLEHMAYENILSMPRLEQLMDKFDSPTRFSPYNSGENYDILD